A genomic window from Paenibacillus thermoaerophilus includes:
- a CDS encoding TfoX/Sxy family protein, which yields MMTVSDSYRDYVLEQLSRVRPVMAKRLFSSVGIYAAGRMFALIHDDILYLRADEESRAEYEAEGCQPFRPFGDRKAPMPYYELPEDVLEEGGERLRQRVNRAVQASIREAKPKRSKRIKPGPGASIGE from the coding sequence ATGATGACGGTCAGCGACAGCTATCGCGATTACGTTCTGGAGCAGTTGTCCCGCGTGCGGCCGGTTATGGCCAAGCGGCTGTTCAGCAGTGTCGGCATTTACGCCGCCGGGCGCATGTTCGCCTTGATTCACGACGATATCCTGTACCTCCGGGCGGACGAAGAGTCGCGGGCGGAGTACGAAGCCGAAGGCTGCCAGCCGTTCCGGCCGTTCGGGGACCGCAAAGCGCCGATGCCGTATTACGAGCTGCCGGAGGATGTGCTAGAAGAGGGCGGGGAGCGTCTGCGGCAGCGGGTGAACAGGGCGGTGCAGGCTTCGATCCGGGAGGCCAAGCCGAAACGGTCGAAGCGGATCAAGCCCGGGCCCGGCGCAAGCATCGGGGAATAA
- a CDS encoding MBL fold metallo-hydrolase: MSTRGLTDRGGGVTQAKMPLPFPLRWVNSYIVRGADGYTIIDPGLRTPETEEAWEQAMAELGFAPSDVEKIVLTHHHPDHYGMAGWWQERSGAPVLLSPSGRQQANLLWGAGQPMTQRLLDLFRLHGMDERTLEAMREHMDGFVPHVSPQPEVTELADGETVRLGDRDYIAIATPGHAEGHLCLLHEASGEMFCGDHVLPQITPNVSYLPGIDEDPLGSYLDSLKQVARLPVAMAYPGHREPFANFGGRALEIVAHHEARLARMTELLREPMTAYGLCRALFGERLSIHQLRFALAETIAHVVCLIRRGDVAESAGERGETILRAAAARV; the protein is encoded by the coding sequence GTGAGCACGCGAGGACTGACCGATCGCGGCGGAGGCGTCACGCAAGCGAAGATGCCGCTGCCGTTCCCGCTTCGGTGGGTCAACAGCTACATTGTCCGGGGCGCAGACGGCTACACGATTATCGACCCCGGGCTTCGCACACCCGAGACCGAGGAGGCATGGGAGCAGGCGATGGCCGAGCTCGGATTCGCGCCCTCGGATGTGGAGAAGATCGTCCTGACGCATCACCATCCGGACCATTACGGGATGGCGGGATGGTGGCAGGAACGTTCCGGAGCCCCGGTGCTGCTAAGCCCGTCGGGGCGGCAGCAGGCGAATCTGCTGTGGGGCGCGGGTCAGCCGATGACGCAGCGGCTGCTCGATCTGTTCCGGCTCCACGGCATGGACGAGCGGACGCTGGAGGCGATGCGGGAGCATATGGACGGGTTCGTGCCGCACGTATCGCCGCAGCCGGAAGTTACGGAGCTTGCCGATGGAGAGACGGTGCGGTTGGGCGACCGGGATTATATCGCCATCGCGACGCCGGGACATGCCGAGGGACATCTCTGCCTGCTGCACGAAGCTTCGGGCGAGATGTTCTGCGGGGACCACGTGCTCCCGCAGATTACGCCGAATGTCAGCTATTTGCCCGGAATCGACGAAGATCCGCTGGGATCTTATCTGGACAGCCTGAAGCAGGTCGCGCGCCTGCCCGTAGCGATGGCGTATCCCGGCCACCGCGAGCCGTTCGCCAACTTCGGCGGACGGGCTCTGGAGATCGTCGCCCATCACGAGGCGCGTCTGGCCCGGATGACGGAACTGCTGCGGGAGCCGATGACGGCGTACGGCTTGTGCCGGGCGCTGTTCGGCGAACGCCTCTCCATACACCAACTGCGGTTCGCGCTGGCGGAGACGATCGCCCACGTCGTCTGCCTGATCCGCAGAGGGGATGTCGCCGAATCGGCGGGCGAGCGGGGCGAGACGATCCTGAGGGCCGCCGCTGCCCGCGTGTGA
- a CDS encoding class I SAM-dependent methyltransferase has translation MEHWYEKSFGPDYLIVYKHRDFAGARREVERMVQWLNLPAGASVLDLCCGMGRHSLALAEMGYKVTGVDLSEPLLAEARAADAEGRVRWHRGDMRDVPLEGGFDAVVNLFTSFGYFDTDEENRRVLEEISRLLQPGGRWLLDFLNASWVESRLVPHSVRKEGDLTIDERRVVEDGFVRKTITLSEPGRPDRVYHEQVRMYGLDDFRRLLAGTGLRIDAVHGSYEAEEYTERDSPRLILVGSKDGGDGA, from the coding sequence ATGGAACATTGGTACGAAAAGAGCTTTGGGCCGGATTATTTGATCGTCTACAAACATCGCGATTTCGCCGGCGCGCGCCGGGAGGTCGAGCGGATGGTGCAGTGGCTGAACCTGCCCGCGGGCGCTTCCGTGCTGGATTTGTGCTGCGGCATGGGCCGCCATTCTCTCGCACTTGCGGAGATGGGATATAAGGTGACGGGCGTGGACCTGTCGGAGCCGCTGCTGGCCGAGGCACGGGCGGCGGACGCCGAGGGGCGGGTCCGTTGGCATCGGGGAGATATGCGCGACGTGCCGCTCGAAGGCGGATTCGACGCGGTGGTGAATTTGTTTACGTCCTTCGGATATTTCGATACGGACGAGGAGAACCGGCGGGTGCTGGAGGAAATCAGCCGGCTGCTTCAGCCGGGAGGGCGCTGGCTGCTCGACTTCCTGAACGCGTCGTGGGTGGAGAGCCGTCTGGTTCCGCACTCCGTGCGCAAGGAGGGTGATCTGACGATTGACGAGCGCCGGGTCGTCGAGGACGGCTTCGTGCGCAAGACGATTACGCTGTCCGAGCCGGGACGGCCCGACCGGGTCTACCACGAGCAGGTACGGATGTACGGACTGGACGATTTCCGCCGGCTGCTGGCCGGAACCGGGCTGCGCATCGATGCGGTGCACGGCTCTTACGAAGCCGAGGAATACACGGAGCGCGATTCGCCGCGGCTGATTCTCGTCGGCTCCAAGGACGGAGGAGATGGAGCGTGA
- a CDS encoding alpha-glycosidase: MKVEAIYHRARFNWSYAYDEQTVHIRLRTLKGDVTEVDALTGDKYAWEQTRKLVPMRIFASDGLFDYWQTEVRPPYRRLRYGFRLASGDEELWMTEVGFESEEPPHPLDLFDFPYVHAADLLKPPAWVKDAIFYQIFPERFANGDPSNDPEGVLPWGGKPTPTNFFGGDLEGVLQKLDYLSELGVTAIYFNPIFQATTNHKYDTADYFTVDRHFGDNETLKRLVDACHARGIKVMLDAVFNHCGRTFAPFLDALEKGEASRYADWFVVREWPLTVKEGVPTYETFAFEPIMPKLNTSNPEVQDYLLRAAEYWIREVGIDGWRLDVANEVDHRFWRRFRDVVKAANPDAYILGEIWHDSLPWLLGDQFDAVMNYPFTNATLDFFARGKTDAVSFANAISRQIASYPQQVNEAAFNLLDSHDTPRLLTVCGGDKRRMRLALLFLLTNPGVPCLYYGDEVGMSGGYDPDCRQCMIWDEREQDRELFAFVRELIALRRRHRALRDGTFRFVHAEGGQLAYERTADGAKFLIAVNNESEPATITIDLSGSTASGWKTAFGTGVSAAVGERLSVRLPAFGCAVLRSE, encoded by the coding sequence ATGAAAGTGGAGGCTATCTACCATCGCGCGAGATTTAACTGGAGCTATGCGTACGACGAGCAGACGGTGCATATCCGGCTGCGGACGCTGAAGGGGGATGTGACGGAGGTCGATGCGCTGACCGGCGACAAATACGCTTGGGAACAAACCCGTAAGCTGGTGCCGATGCGGATCTTCGCCTCGGACGGCCTGTTCGACTATTGGCAGACCGAGGTGAGGCCGCCCTACCGCCGGCTCCGCTACGGGTTCCGGCTCGCAAGCGGGGACGAGGAGCTCTGGATGACGGAGGTCGGCTTCGAGAGCGAGGAACCGCCTCACCCGCTGGACTTGTTCGATTTCCCGTACGTCCATGCGGCCGACCTGCTGAAGCCTCCGGCTTGGGTGAAGGACGCAATCTTCTACCAAATTTTCCCCGAACGCTTCGCCAACGGCGATCCGTCCAACGACCCGGAGGGCGTGCTGCCGTGGGGCGGCAAGCCGACGCCGACGAATTTCTTCGGCGGGGATCTGGAGGGCGTTCTGCAGAAGCTGGACTACTTGTCCGAGCTTGGGGTGACGGCGATTTATTTTAACCCGATCTTCCAGGCGACGACGAATCACAAATACGATACCGCCGACTATTTTACGGTCGACCGCCATTTCGGCGACAACGAGACGCTCAAGCGGCTGGTCGACGCCTGCCACGCGCGCGGCATCAAAGTGATGCTCGACGCCGTCTTCAATCACTGCGGCCGCACGTTTGCCCCGTTCCTCGACGCGCTGGAGAAAGGGGAGGCGTCCCGCTACGCGGACTGGTTCGTCGTGCGCGAGTGGCCCCTGACAGTGAAGGAAGGCGTGCCGACCTACGAGACGTTTGCGTTCGAGCCGATCATGCCGAAGCTGAACACGTCCAATCCGGAAGTGCAGGACTATCTGCTCCGCGCGGCCGAATATTGGATTCGCGAGGTGGGCATCGACGGCTGGCGGCTGGACGTGGCGAACGAGGTCGACCACCGGTTCTGGCGGCGGTTCCGCGATGTGGTCAAGGCGGCCAATCCGGACGCGTATATTCTGGGCGAGATCTGGCACGATTCGCTGCCTTGGCTGCTGGGGGACCAATTCGATGCCGTCATGAACTACCCGTTCACGAACGCGACGCTGGACTTTTTCGCCCGGGGCAAGACCGACGCCGTCTCGTTCGCCAACGCGATCAGCCGGCAGATCGCCAGCTACCCGCAGCAGGTGAACGAAGCCGCGTTTAATCTGCTCGACAGCCATGATACGCCGAGGCTGCTGACCGTCTGCGGCGGCGACAAGCGCCGCATGCGGCTGGCGCTGCTGTTTTTGCTGACGAATCCCGGCGTGCCCTGCCTTTATTACGGCGACGAAGTCGGCATGAGCGGAGGCTATGACCCGGATTGCCGCCAATGCATGATCTGGGACGAACGGGAGCAGGACCGCGAGCTGTTTGCGTTTGTGCGCGAGCTGATCGCCCTGCGGCGGAGGCACCGCGCGCTGCGCGACGGGACGTTCCGCTTCGTGCACGCGGAGGGCGGGCAATTGGCCTACGAGCGCACCGCCGACGGAGCGAAATTCCTGATCGCCGTCAACAATGAGTCGGAACCGGCCACGATCACGATCGATCTGAGCGGGTCAACCGCCTCGGGCTGGAAGACGGCGTTCGGAACCGGCGTATCGGCCGCCGTCGGCGAACGTCTGTCCGTCCGGCTGCCGGCGTTCGGCTGCGCGGTGCTCCGTTCGGAGTAA
- a CDS encoding alpha-amylase family glycosyl hydrolase: protein MRRYRAVRALLIAAAVGTSLTAAGCSLGEDEARQPSPTAPVSSPSPAAGGAGSALPVRTVGPAWEKPKQAEANGSGVMYEIFVRAFADSDGDGIGDLRGVVGKLDYLRELGVEGIWLMPIHPSPSYHGYDVTDYEAVHPDYGTLEDFKLLTKEAHARGMKVIIDLVVNHTSREHPWFRDSAAGGDKRGWYTWAEDAGMEPKGASAAGAASAWHPLGGSHYLGIFWEGMPDLNLDHPEVRAEMIRIGRYWLELGADGFRLDAAKHIYGDFRDTEKSPEVQKRNLDWWKEFADGLRQVRPDVYLVGEVWDSPSVIAPLLAGGLDAGFNFDLSARLLSAARSERDSGLAGWLVRIYELYAKSAGGVASDAPFLTNHDGKRAMSELEGNVDHAKTAASLLLTMPGHPFMYYGEEIGMTGVKPDENLREPMIWVSGDEAAARAAGQTTWREAKFGAALQAGALAQMRDPSSLWSRYRTLLKWRSTYAALRDGGIAEYAPPAADAAASAAEANASVAAFVRYTDAERLLVAHNLSGAEQRLRLAPEYRELAESAAASESAGGGAADTARSRVEGDLLVLAPYDSVIVK from the coding sequence ATGAGGCGGTATCGGGCCGTCCGTGCGTTGCTGATCGCGGCGGCGGTCGGGACCAGCTTGACGGCGGCGGGCTGCAGCCTGGGGGAGGACGAAGCCCGGCAGCCGTCTCCGACCGCGCCGGTTTCTTCGCCTAGCCCCGCCGCCGGAGGAGCCGGTTCCGCTCTACCCGTCCGCACGGTCGGGCCGGCGTGGGAGAAGCCGAAACAAGCCGAGGCGAACGGTTCCGGCGTCATGTACGAGATCTTTGTCCGCGCGTTTGCGGACTCGGACGGAGACGGGATCGGCGATCTGCGGGGCGTCGTCGGCAAGCTCGATTATTTGCGGGAGCTGGGCGTGGAAGGCATATGGCTGATGCCGATCCATCCGTCGCCCAGCTACCACGGCTACGACGTGACCGACTATGAAGCGGTGCATCCCGATTACGGCACGCTGGAGGACTTCAAGCTGCTGACGAAGGAAGCGCACGCCCGGGGCATGAAGGTCATTATTGATCTGGTCGTCAACCATACGAGCCGCGAGCATCCCTGGTTTCGCGATTCCGCCGCCGGGGGAGACAAGCGCGGCTGGTATACGTGGGCCGAGGATGCCGGCATGGAGCCGAAGGGCGCGTCGGCCGCGGGTGCGGCGTCGGCGTGGCATCCGCTCGGCGGCAGCCATTATCTCGGGATCTTTTGGGAAGGGATGCCGGATCTGAATCTGGACCACCCTGAGGTGCGGGCCGAGATGATCCGTATCGGGCGGTACTGGCTGGAGCTGGGGGCGGACGGGTTCCGGTTGGACGCCGCCAAGCACATCTACGGCGATTTCCGCGATACGGAGAAGTCGCCGGAGGTGCAGAAGCGGAACCTGGACTGGTGGAAGGAGTTCGCGGACGGCTTGCGGCAGGTTCGGCCCGATGTCTACCTCGTCGGGGAAGTGTGGGATTCGCCGTCGGTGATCGCGCCGCTGCTCGCGGGCGGGCTGGACGCGGGGTTCAACTTCGATTTGTCCGCCCGTTTGCTGAGCGCGGCCCGCAGCGAGCGCGACAGCGGGCTGGCCGGCTGGCTCGTGCGGATATACGAGCTGTACGCGAAGTCGGCGGGAGGCGTCGCGTCGGACGCGCCGTTCCTGACGAATCACGACGGCAAACGGGCCATGAGCGAGCTGGAAGGCAACGTCGACCATGCCAAGACGGCCGCTTCGCTGCTGCTGACGATGCCGGGCCACCCGTTTATGTATTACGGCGAGGAGATCGGCATGACGGGCGTCAAGCCGGACGAGAACCTGCGCGAACCGATGATATGGGTCAGCGGGGACGAGGCGGCCGCGCGGGCGGCCGGCCAGACGACGTGGCGCGAAGCGAAGTTCGGCGCGGCGCTGCAAGCGGGCGCGCTGGCGCAAATGCGCGACCCTTCGTCTCTGTGGAGCCGATACCGCACGCTGCTGAAGTGGCGTTCGACCTACGCCGCGCTGCGCGACGGCGGCATCGCCGAATACGCGCCGCCTGCGGCCGACGCGGCGGCGTCTGCGGCGGAGGCGAACGCATCGGTAGCGGCGTTCGTGCGGTATACGGACGCCGAGCGGCTGCTGGTCGCGCACAATTTGTCCGGCGCGGAGCAGCGTCTGCGGCTCGCGCCGGAGTACCGCGAGTTGGCGGAGTCGGCGGCCGCTTCTGAGTCCGCGGGAGGCGGCGCGGCGGATACCGCCCGTTCGCGGGTGGAGGGCGATCTGCTGGTGCTGGCGCCCTACGACAGCGTGATCGTGAAGTAA
- a CDS encoding sugar ABC transporter permease: MTHRVSFARKLFTYIALLVLAVCSIYPALWITMSAFRPGTSLLANSLFPKDFTLDHFRELFTTPNFPYGLWYWNTLKIAFMSMILGTTVSTLTGYALSRFRFKARKTILTTFLVLGMFPGFMSMIAVYIFLLQFDLLDTHAAIIIVYTFGAAMSCFIPKGFFDAIPRSLEEAARIDGASHWKVFTHIMLPLARPMLTYMAMTIFTGAWVDYIFARLVLRSKENWTLAVGMWDMVANFQSSNFTLFAAGAILIALPITLLFIGLQRLLVEGLTSGANKG; the protein is encoded by the coding sequence ATGACGCATCGCGTGAGCTTTGCCCGCAAGCTCTTCACCTATATCGCCCTGCTCGTGCTCGCCGTCTGCTCGATCTATCCCGCGCTGTGGATTACGATGTCCGCCTTCCGGCCGGGAACGTCGCTGCTGGCTAATTCGCTATTTCCCAAGGATTTTACGTTGGATCATTTCCGTGAGCTGTTCACGACGCCCAACTTCCCTTACGGATTGTGGTATTGGAATACGCTCAAAATCGCCTTCATGAGTATGATTCTCGGCACGACGGTCTCGACGCTGACGGGTTACGCGCTGTCGCGCTTCCGGTTCAAGGCGCGCAAGACGATTTTGACGACGTTCCTCGTGCTGGGCATGTTCCCGGGATTCATGAGCATGATCGCGGTTTATATTTTCCTGCTGCAGTTCGATCTGCTCGATACGCATGCGGCGATCATTATCGTGTATACGTTCGGCGCGGCGATGTCCTGCTTCATTCCAAAAGGATTTTTCGACGCGATCCCGCGAAGCCTTGAGGAAGCCGCCCGGATTGACGGCGCCAGCCACTGGAAGGTGTTCACCCACATCATGCTGCCATTGGCTCGTCCGATGCTGACGTATATGGCGATGACCATTTTTACGGGCGCGTGGGTCGATTATATCTTTGCGCGGCTCGTGCTCCGCTCCAAAGAAAACTGGACGCTTGCCGTCGGCATGTGGGATATGGTCGCGAACTTCCAATCGAGCAACTTTACCCTGTTCGCGGCTGGCGCGATTTTGATCGCTTTGCCGATTACGCTGTTGTTTATCGGCTTGCAGCGGCTGCTGGTCGAAGGTCTGACGTCGGGAGCGAACAAAGGATGA
- a CDS encoding carbohydrate ABC transporter permease, translating to MNTKQQETALQPSSAGPAHGKTAAVLSVLGMGLGQIYNRQYTKGLILLLLEASALFYFVRNLGHGLWGLITLGEKEQGMQKVGKLTQLVPGDHSIFLLIEGLIVLLAFIVFLAVYILNVKDAYRVGVARENGRKPNNIAQTIENIKETKFAQALLTLPLLGVLFLTVMPILFMILLAFTNYSFPDHVPPAKLVDWVGFGTFKDLLLLKSWSKTLLGVLGWTIVWAVVATVTTYFGGLLVALLLQQPFVRLKGLWRTIFILPYAIPQIVSLLVMRNMFNGEFGPINQYLAYFGLEKLPWLSDPFWAKVTLIIVNMWIGIPVSMLLILGVLTTINKDLYEAAEMDGASPFAKFKAITLPMVLFSTAPILITQFAGNINNFNVIFLLTGGGPINENYQYAGSTDLLVTWLYKLTLDRSLFNMASAVGIIIFIIIASFSIYNYRRSRSYREEDMIQ from the coding sequence ATGAATACGAAGCAGCAAGAAACCGCCCTGCAGCCGTCGTCCGCCGGACCGGCGCACGGGAAAACAGCGGCGGTCCTCTCCGTGTTGGGCATGGGTCTCGGCCAAATCTACAACCGGCAATATACCAAAGGTCTCATTCTCCTGCTGCTGGAGGCGTCAGCGCTTTTCTATTTCGTCCGCAATCTCGGTCATGGGCTTTGGGGATTGATCACCTTGGGCGAGAAGGAGCAGGGAATGCAGAAGGTCGGCAAGCTGACGCAGCTCGTGCCGGGCGACCATTCGATTTTCCTGCTGATCGAGGGCTTGATCGTTCTGCTTGCGTTTATCGTGTTCCTGGCAGTCTATATCCTGAACGTGAAGGATGCATACCGCGTCGGCGTCGCCCGCGAGAACGGCCGCAAGCCGAACAATATCGCGCAGACGATCGAGAACATCAAGGAAACGAAGTTCGCCCAAGCGCTGCTGACGTTGCCTCTGCTCGGTGTCCTGTTTCTGACGGTCATGCCGATCTTGTTCATGATTTTGCTGGCGTTCACCAACTACTCTTTCCCGGATCACGTGCCGCCCGCGAAGCTGGTCGATTGGGTGGGCTTCGGCACGTTTAAGGATTTGCTGCTGCTGAAATCGTGGAGCAAGACGCTGCTCGGCGTACTGGGCTGGACGATCGTCTGGGCCGTGGTGGCGACCGTTACGACGTATTTCGGCGGACTGCTCGTCGCTTTGCTGCTGCAGCAGCCGTTCGTCCGCCTAAAGGGGCTATGGCGTACGATCTTCATTTTGCCTTACGCCATTCCCCAGATCGTGTCGCTGCTGGTCATGCGGAACATGTTCAACGGCGAATTCGGGCCGATTAACCAATATCTCGCGTATTTCGGACTGGAGAAGCTGCCTTGGCTGTCCGATCCGTTCTGGGCGAAGGTGACGCTGATTATCGTCAACATGTGGATCGGCATTCCGGTGTCGATGCTGCTTATTTTGGGCGTGCTGACGACGATCAATAAGGACCTGTACGAAGCGGCCGAGATGGACGGCGCGTCGCCATTCGCGAAGTTCAAGGCGATTACGCTGCCGATGGTACTGTTCTCGACGGCGCCGATCCTGATTACGCAGTTCGCCGGCAACATCAACAATTTTAACGTCATCTTCCTGCTGACGGGCGGCGGTCCCATCAACGAAAATTACCAGTACGCCGGCAGCACGGATTTGCTCGTCACCTGGCTGTATAAGCTGACGCTGGACCGAAGCCTGTTTAATATGGCATCGGCCGTCGGCATCATTATCTTCATCATTATCGCGTCGTTCTCGATTTACAACTACCGGCGCTCCCGCTCGTACCGAGAGGAGGATATGATCCAATGA
- a CDS encoding sugar ABC transporter substrate-binding protein, with amino-acid sequence MKRTKPVLALSTALILTLTACGGSDSGSGDSSSSPSASTPAATSTPAANEELKPEAGASLVIWDSKEVRPFMEEILKQFTAKYNIPVKFEEVTHTDQATKLTTDGPAKIAADVVTLPHNDVGRVVQAGLVLPNDFFEEETKKENQPSAIQGTSYDGTLYGYPRSMETYALFYNKKLVQTPPKTYDEIIAFAKTFNDKAQNKYAFMWEIDNFYYVYSFLTAHGGYVFGKNGTDKNDIGLNNEGAVKGLQAFAKLREALPVKAADVTYDIKKGLFTGGTLALDINGPWTVGEYKKAGLDFGVAPLPLIDGKPPVSFAGIRASYVNAHSKYPNAARLLARFITTKEAQLLEYKLTGTIPANIEAGKDPALAGDATISGFAEQLKNSQPMPSIPEMNSVWEPMKAAAASVWNDGVDPKQALDNAVKQIKDLAKLK; translated from the coding sequence ATGAAGCGTACAAAACCGGTACTGGCTCTGTCTACGGCCCTTATACTGACGTTGACCGCCTGCGGCGGAAGCGATTCCGGGAGCGGAGATAGCTCATCCTCTCCGTCGGCATCCACTCCCGCAGCAACCAGTACGCCTGCCGCCAACGAAGAGTTGAAGCCCGAAGCCGGGGCTTCTCTGGTCATCTGGGACAGCAAGGAAGTCCGTCCGTTTATGGAGGAAATCCTGAAGCAGTTTACCGCCAAATACAATATCCCCGTCAAATTCGAAGAAGTGACGCATACCGACCAAGCGACGAAGCTGACGACGGACGGACCGGCCAAAATCGCCGCGGACGTCGTGACGCTGCCCCACAATGACGTGGGCCGGGTCGTGCAAGCGGGACTCGTGCTGCCGAACGACTTTTTCGAGGAGGAAACGAAGAAGGAGAACCAGCCTTCCGCCATTCAAGGCACATCGTACGACGGCACGCTGTACGGCTACCCGCGTTCGATGGAGACGTACGCCCTGTTCTACAACAAGAAACTGGTGCAGACGCCGCCGAAAACTTACGACGAAATCATCGCCTTCGCGAAGACGTTTAACGACAAGGCTCAAAATAAATATGCGTTCATGTGGGAGATCGACAACTTCTACTATGTTTATTCGTTCCTGACCGCGCACGGCGGTTACGTGTTCGGCAAAAACGGCACGGACAAAAACGATATCGGCCTGAACAACGAAGGCGCAGTCAAAGGTCTGCAAGCGTTCGCGAAGCTGCGCGAAGCCCTTCCGGTCAAAGCGGCCGACGTGACCTACGACATCAAGAAAGGGCTGTTCACCGGCGGAACGCTGGCGCTCGACATCAACGGTCCGTGGACGGTCGGCGAATACAAAAAAGCGGGACTCGACTTCGGCGTAGCGCCGCTGCCGCTGATCGACGGCAAGCCGCCCGTCTCCTTCGCCGGCATCCGCGCCTCCTACGTCAACGCGCATTCCAAGTACCCGAATGCGGCTCGTCTGCTGGCGCGGTTCATCACGACGAAAGAAGCGCAACTGCTCGAATATAAGCTGACCGGCACGATTCCGGCGAACATCGAGGCCGGCAAGGACCCGGCCCTCGCAGGGGACGCCACGATCTCCGGATTCGCCGAGCAGCTCAAAAACTCGCAGCCGATGCCGTCCATTCCGGAGATGAACAGCGTATGGGAGCCGATGAAAGCGGCCGCCGCCTCCGTCTGGAACGACGGCGTGGATCCGAAGCAGGCGTTGGATAATGCGGTGAAGCAAATCAAGGATCTGGCGAAGCTCAAATAA
- a CDS encoding LacI family DNA-binding transcriptional regulator, giving the protein MAATIKDIALRAGVSVSTVSRVISNHPRISPQTAKKVRAIMQELNYHPNLTAKSLVSKSTKTLGILLPKQADVLLLNPFFTEAMRGIVSYSTRAGYDLLMIGPPSNGEELEAVIRIVRGKRVDGILILHSRVNDPVIAYLQKDGFPHVLIGRSEEYPSTLTVDTDNVAAAYDATHCLIRQGHRKIGFVSGPPNLVVSRDRLEGYRKAIREAKLPERDEWIVEGDFLQESGFRAMSFLMGLPDRPTALLVTDDIITFGIVRGLTELGYRVPDDLSLFSFNNISLAELANPPISSVDIGIFQLGYTATHLLIADVEGRSVADRRQIIPHRLLIRGSSAPLNPRVKG; this is encoded by the coding sequence TTGGCTGCCACCATTAAAGATATAGCCCTTCGTGCCGGCGTCTCGGTCTCGACCGTATCCCGGGTGATTTCCAATCATCCCCGCATCAGTCCCCAGACGGCCAAAAAAGTGCGGGCGATTATGCAGGAGCTGAACTATCACCCGAATTTGACCGCCAAAAGCCTGGTGTCCAAGTCGACGAAGACGCTCGGCATCCTGCTTCCCAAACAGGCGGACGTGCTGCTGCTCAATCCGTTTTTCACCGAAGCGATGCGCGGCATCGTCTCTTACTCCACCCGCGCGGGATACGATCTGCTCATGATCGGCCCCCCGTCCAACGGGGAGGAGTTGGAGGCGGTGATTCGGATTGTCCGCGGCAAACGCGTGGACGGCATCCTGATCCTGCACTCGCGCGTGAACGACCCCGTGATCGCTTATTTGCAGAAGGACGGATTCCCGCATGTGCTGATCGGCCGCAGCGAGGAATACCCCTCCACCCTTACCGTCGATACCGACAATGTCGCGGCCGCTTACGACGCGACCCATTGCCTGATCCGGCAGGGCCACCGGAAAATCGGCTTCGTCAGCGGACCGCCCAATCTCGTCGTGTCCCGCGACCGGCTGGAAGGCTACCGGAAGGCCATTCGCGAAGCGAAGCTGCCGGAACGCGACGAGTGGATCGTCGAAGGCGACTTCCTGCAGGAAAGCGGCTTTCGCGCGATGTCGTTCCTTATGGGCTTGCCCGACCGTCCGACCGCTCTGCTCGTCACGGACGACATCATCACCTTCGGCATCGTGCGCGGCTTGACCGAACTGGGCTACCGGGTTCCGGACGATCTCAGCCTGTTCAGCTTCAACAACATCTCGCTGGCCGAACTGGCGAATCCGCCGATCAGCAGCGTCGACATCGGCATCTTCCAGCTCGGTTATACGGCCACGCATCTGCTGATTGCCGACGTCGAGGGACGGAGCGTCGCGGACCGCCGCCAGATCATTCCCCACCGGCTGCTGATCCGGGGCTCGTCGGCTCCGTTAAACCCGCGCGTCAAAGGATAA